A DNA window from Streptobacillus canis contains the following coding sequences:
- a CDS encoding tetratricopeptide repeat protein translates to MKKRLLLLATLLLVTISFAGTKEDFEKAYEKYETTKNIEQLEKDLLKISKLKTDNYTISSKFELAKIKIMQNKNEEAKKYINEILADKVVSAEGIKMAKTMLYSIEDNYDKKIKILSEIIASDKKDLGLQIEMLKQVSMKGDTAKFDKLYKEYTKKLSGNEKVKVSLDINLIETLLTDKQYMNAEKIAKPYLTSKDNDLKALANHYMALSKLDQNDLKSAIKYSDEASKLSKELDSDIENLNYILAMNNKDYVKGLNKLIVLKNITKDKSVYFELITLAESLGKVDLAEATIKEFRTILDEKQNKALNDTLSKLFLSDRMYEKSIKYAGKAVKEDKVDDGYLVLAVVYANLNNKELALKNIKEAIAKNVEGAKDVEKQILENLK, encoded by the coding sequence CAGGAACAAAAGAAGATTTTGAAAAAGCATACGAAAAATATGAAACAACTAAAAATATAGAGCAATTAGAAAAGGACTTATTAAAAATATCTAAATTAAAAACAGATAACTATACTATAAGTTCAAAATTTGAATTAGCAAAAATTAAAATAATGCAAAATAAAAATGAAGAGGCTAAAAAATATATTAATGAAATACTAGCAGATAAAGTAGTAAGTGCTGAAGGAATTAAAATGGCAAAAACTATGCTTTATTCTATAGAAGATAATTATGATAAAAAAATAAAAATATTATCTGAAATAATAGCTTCAGATAAAAAAGATTTAGGGTTACAAATAGAAATGTTAAAACAAGTTTCTATGAAAGGTGATACAGCTAAATTTGATAAACTTTACAAAGAATATACTAAAAAATTATCAGGAAATGAAAAAGTAAAAGTTTCATTAGATATTAATTTAATTGAAACATTATTAACAGATAAACAATATATGAATGCTGAAAAAATAGCTAAACCATATTTAACAAGTAAAGATAATGATTTAAAAGCATTAGCAAACCACTATATGGCGTTATCTAAATTAGATCAAAATGATCTTAAATCAGCTATCAAATATTCAGATGAAGCAAGTAAATTATCTAAAGAGCTTGATTCAGATATAGAAAACTTAAACTATATCTTAGCAATGAATAATAAAGACTATGTAAAAGGATTAAATAAATTAATAGTATTAAAAAATATTACTAAAGATAAATCAGTATACTTTGAGTTAATTACTCTTGCTGAAAGCTTAGGAAAAGTAGATCTTGCAGAAGCTACTATTAAAGAATTTAGAACTATATTAGATGAAAAACAAAACAAAGCTTTAAATGATACATTATCTAAATTATTCTTATCAGATAGAATGTATGAAAAATCTATTAAATATGCAGGAAAAGCAGTTAAAGAAGATAAAGTAGACGATGGATATTTAGTTTTAGCAGTAGTATATGCTAACTTAAATAATAAAGAATTAGCACTAAAAAACATTAAAGAAGCAATAGCTAAAAATGTTGAAGGTGCAAAAGATGTAGAAAAACAAATATTAGAAAACTTAAAATAA
- a CDS encoding superoxide dismutase — protein MSFILKDLPYAYDALEPVIDKETMHFHHDKHHNAYITNLNNLLEGTGFENATIEEILTSLDKMPEAKKNGIRNNAGGTYNHDLFWESMIPGGSKEPVGKLKEAIDKTFGSFEEFKTLFNAKGAAQFGSGWVWLVSDNEGNLEVVSTANQDSPVSNGKKVILGNDVWEHAYYLNYQNRRADYLKEWFNVVNWDVVSARY, from the coding sequence ATGAGTTTTATACTTAAAGATTTACCATATGCTTATGATGCATTAGAACCAGTAATAGATAAGGAAACTATGCACTTCCATCATGATAAACATCATAATGCATATATTACAAACTTAAATAACCTATTAGAAGGTACAGGATTTGAAAATGCAACTATAGAAGAAATATTAACATCACTTGATAAAATGCCAGAAGCTAAGAAAAATGGTATTAGAAATAATGCTGGTGGAACATATAACCACGATTTATTCTGGGAATCAATGATACCTGGTGGATCAAAAGAACCAGTAGGAAAATTAAAAGAAGCAATTGATAAAACATTTGGTTCATTTGAAGAATTCAAAACTTTATTTAACGCTAAAGGAGCGGCTCAATTTGGTTCAGGTTGGGTATGGTTAGTAAGCGATAATGAAGGAAACTTAGAAGTAGTTTCAACTGCAAACCAAGATAGTCCAGTATCAAATGGTAAAAAAGTAATTTTAGGTAATGACGTATGGGAACATGCTTACTACTTAAATTACCAAAACAGAAGAGCTGACTATTTAAAAGAATGGTTTAATGTAGTTAACTGGGATGTTGTAAGCGCAAGATATTAA
- the nrdD gene encoding anaerobic ribonucleoside-triphosphate reductase, producing the protein MNILKRDGREEKYDSSKIYNAICKANETVLPEERVSTKKIEEIIQHIEDKKISTVEEIQDFIEKSLVEQGLYKLAKNYIVYRYTRSLVRKANTTDESILALIQNANKEVGEENSNKNSAVASTQRDLIAGEVSKDLTRRIILPENISRAHDEGMIHFHDADYFIQNIFNCCLVNIKDMLDNGTVMNSKLIESPKSFQVACTVLTQIIAAVASGQYGGQSIDIRHLGKYLRVSREKYLNKYREKYTNLDEETLKSLVEDRVKDELKSGVQTIQYQINTLMTTNGQSPFVTLFLYVRDDDEYKDEVADIIEEILNQRIQGIKNDQGVYVTSAFPKLVYVLDENNALKGGKYDYLTRKAVECTSKRMYPDYISAKIMKENYEGNVFSPMGCRSFLSPYKDKNGEYKFEGRFNQGVVSLNLVQIALIAKTEEKYFELLNERLKLCFEALMLRHNRLKGTVSDISPIHWQYGAIARLEKGEKIDKYLMDGYSTISLGYIGIYEATKVITGKSHTSSEGKEFALKVMKRLEEATSNWKKETGIGFGLYGTPAESLCYRFAKIDRKKFGVIEDITDKGYYTNSYHVDVRENISVFEKFDFESDFQKISSGGAISYAEIPNMTKNIEALEELVKYIYDHIQYAEFNTKTDYCHVCGFDEEMIVNEENKWECPQCKNTDKKKMNVIRRTCGYLGENFWNEGKTKEISKRVLHI; encoded by the coding sequence GTGAACATACTAAAGAGAGATGGTAGAGAAGAAAAATATGATTCTTCAAAAATATATAACGCTATATGCAAAGCTAATGAAACAGTATTACCAGAAGAAAGAGTAAGCACTAAAAAAATAGAAGAAATAATACAACATATAGAGGATAAAAAAATCTCAACAGTTGAAGAAATACAAGATTTTATTGAAAAATCTTTAGTCGAACAAGGATTATATAAATTAGCCAAAAACTACATAGTATACAGATACACTAGATCTCTTGTAAGAAAGGCTAACACTACTGATGAATCTATACTTGCATTAATACAAAATGCAAATAAAGAAGTTGGTGAAGAAAATTCAAATAAAAATTCTGCAGTTGCATCTACTCAAAGAGATTTAATAGCTGGGGAAGTAAGTAAAGATTTAACAAGACGTATAATCTTACCTGAAAATATTAGTAGAGCACATGATGAAGGTATGATACATTTCCATGATGCAGATTATTTTATACAAAATATATTCAATTGTTGCTTAGTTAATATAAAAGACATGTTAGATAATGGAACAGTAATGAATTCAAAATTAATAGAATCACCTAAAAGTTTTCAAGTTGCATGTACTGTATTAACTCAGATTATCGCAGCAGTTGCAAGTGGACAATATGGTGGACAAAGTATAGATATTAGACATTTAGGAAAATATTTACGTGTAAGTAGAGAAAAATATTTAAATAAATATAGAGAAAAATACACTAACTTAGATGAAGAAACTTTAAAATCTTTAGTAGAAGATAGAGTTAAGGATGAACTAAAGAGTGGAGTTCAAACTATACAATATCAAATTAATACTTTAATGACTACTAATGGACAATCACCATTTGTAACATTATTCCTTTATGTTAGAGATGATGATGAATATAAAGATGAAGTTGCAGATATAATAGAAGAAATATTAAATCAAAGAATACAAGGTATAAAAAATGACCAAGGTGTATATGTTACATCTGCTTTCCCTAAACTTGTATATGTATTAGATGAAAATAATGCTCTAAAAGGTGGGAAATATGATTATCTAACAAGAAAAGCAGTAGAATGTACATCTAAGAGAATGTATCCAGATTATATTAGTGCTAAAATAATGAAAGAAAATTATGAAGGTAATGTATTTTCACCTATGGGATGTAGATCTTTCTTATCACCATATAAAGATAAGAATGGAGAATATAAATTTGAAGGAAGATTCAATCAAGGAGTTGTTAGTTTAAATCTGGTTCAAATAGCCTTAATTGCAAAAACAGAGGAAAAATATTTTGAGTTATTAAATGAAAGATTAAAACTTTGTTTTGAAGCATTAATGTTAAGACATAATAGATTAAAAGGAACAGTTTCAGATATATCACCTATACATTGGCAATATGGGGCAATAGCTAGACTTGAAAAAGGTGAAAAGATTGATAAATACTTAATGGATGGTTATTCAACTATATCTTTAGGGTATATAGGAATATATGAAGCAACTAAAGTAATTACAGGTAAATCTCATACAAGTTCAGAAGGTAAAGAATTTGCTCTTAAAGTTATGAAGAGGCTTGAAGAAGCAACTTCAAATTGGAAGAAAGAAACAGGTATAGGTTTTGGTCTTTACGGTACACCAGCTGAAAGCTTATGCTATAGATTTGCTAAAATAGATAGAAAGAAATTTGGAGTAATAGAAGATATTACGGATAAAGGATATTATACTAATTCTTATCACGTTGATGTTAGAGAAAATATTTCAGTATTTGAAAAATTTGATTTTGAATCAGACTTCCAAAAAATTTCTAGTGGTGGAGCAATTTCTTATGCAGAAATACCAAATATGACTAAAAATATTGAAGCATTAGAAGAATTAGTAAAATACATTTATGATCATATACAATATGCAGAATTTAATACTAAGACAGATTATTGTCATGTATGTGGATTTGATGAAGAAATGATAGTAAATGAAGAGAATAAATGGGAATGTCCACAATGTAAAAATACAGATAAAAAGAAAATGAATGTAATTAGAAGAACTTGTGGATATTTAGGAGAAAATTTCTGGAATGAAGGGAAAACTAAAGAAATAAGCAAAAGAGTATTACATATATGA
- the nrdG gene encoding anaerobic ribonucleoside-triphosphate reductase activating protein — protein sequence MRIAKIKPTDISNGFGIRVSVFVSGCRHACPGCFNKEIWSFEEGEVLDKSILDKIFTCLDKEYIRGITFLGGEPLEPKNQEGVYLLLKAVKERFPDKNIWLYSGFTYEYLKEEMIPFFPYLEKILNLIDVLVDGRFEIALLDLKLKFRGSRNQRIIDMKKSAEINEVVWLEEIEDKNLYVSPNETIPERMDKLIKLDKMGL from the coding sequence ATGAGAATAGCTAAAATAAAACCTACAGATATTTCAAATGGATTTGGAATAAGAGTAAGCGTCTTTGTCTCAGGATGTAGACATGCGTGCCCTGGATGTTTTAATAAGGAAATATGGAGCTTTGAAGAAGGAGAAGTGCTTGATAAAAGCATATTAGATAAGATATTTACTTGTCTTGATAAGGAATATATTAGAGGAATTACTTTTTTAGGAGGAGAACCTCTTGAACCTAAAAACCAAGAAGGAGTATATTTGCTCTTAAAGGCAGTTAAAGAAAGATTTCCTGATAAGAACATTTGGCTTTACTCAGGTTTTACTTATGAATATTTAAAAGAAGAAATGATTCCTTTTTTTCCATATTTAGAAAAAATACTAAATTTAATTGATGTTTTAGTTGATGGAAGATTTGAAATAGCTCTACTAGATTTAAAACTTAAATTTAGAGGTTCAAGAAATCAAAGGATAATAGATATGAAAAAATCAGCTGAAATTAATGAGGTAGTTTGGTTAGAAGAAATAGAAGATAAAAACCTCTATGTTTCACCAAATGAAACAATACCAGAGAGAATGGACAAATTAATAAAATTAGATAAAATGGGACTTTAA
- a CDS encoding histidine phosphatase family protein → MKLKKVLIYSRHGIRYPLFNLEEISKVVDPEKIKWDFEDAVLTKKGEILEYEFGKYLKKYLDKLDINILTKEFHTNSMKRTVLTSKLLALAMFPFEDIETEYMFKDLSKLDINYNILLTPEVVNLKKLEESDKKLRHSYNLIEASLGIEKDSIYNLKSGVTIDERGIIYSDGAFRYGTDLVDMYILKYYEGFKYDEIFRSNDFRKDLKEMSKVKDALLDLLFADKEYIAHSVSNAYQLMLRHARNGVDLSVIVGHDSNIATILSALDVNTEGIGNEFEKYPIGSKLVFKIYEDDSFDLDMLYYDVDRIRYMEDRDPICKTLLTNGRFK, encoded by the coding sequence ATGAAATTAAAAAAAGTTTTAATATACAGTAGGCATGGAATAAGGTACCCGTTATTTAATCTTGAAGAAATAAGTAAAGTAGTTGATCCAGAAAAGATTAAATGGGATTTTGAAGATGCTGTACTTACAAAAAAAGGTGAAATTTTAGAGTATGAGTTTGGTAAATATTTAAAGAAATATTTAGATAAGTTAGATATAAATATATTAACTAAAGAGTTTCACACAAATTCTATGAAAAGAACAGTGCTTACATCTAAATTATTAGCCTTAGCTATGTTCCCATTTGAAGATATAGAAACAGAATATATGTTTAAAGATTTAAGTAAATTAGATATTAATTACAATATCTTATTAACACCAGAAGTTGTAAATTTAAAAAAATTAGAAGAGTCTGATAAAAAATTAAGACATTCATACAACTTAATAGAAGCTAGTTTAGGTATAGAAAAAGATAGTATATATAATCTTAAATCAGGAGTAACTATAGATGAAAGAGGAATAATTTATTCTGATGGAGCATTTAGATATGGAACAGACCTTGTTGATATGTATATACTTAAATACTACGAAGGATTTAAATATGATGAAATCTTTAGAAGTAATGATTTTAGAAAAGATCTTAAAGAAATGTCTAAAGTAAAAGATGCTTTACTTGACCTTTTATTTGCTGATAAAGAATATATAGCTCACTCAGTAAGCAATGCTTATCAATTAATGTTAAGACATGCAAGAAATGGTGTAGATTTATCCGTAATAGTAGGGCATGATTCAAATATTGCAACTATATTATCTGCTCTTGATGTAAATACAGAAGGTATAGGAAATGAATTTGAAAAATATCCTATAGGATCAAAATTAGTATTTAAAATATATGAAGATGATAGTTTTGATTTAGATATGCTGTATTATGATGTAGATAGAATAAGATACATGGAAGATAGAGATCCAATATGTAAAACATTATTAACTAATGGAAGATTTAAATAG
- a CDS encoding nitroreductase family protein: MSNEIIKTINSRKSVRNFTGEKVKKEDLELILKTVLRMPNSRNLQQLSFVVVQDKEKIEKLAEYCGRQKQVATADTFIVIVGDYSKFIGALKAKGEEVNEDIFSTSIIANMFGDAGIAAATIDLLGHSLGYGSTIIGGVFSVSPIETAKLLNLPKHTFPLLGVTLGVPEEFVKASPLKPRTHFDNVIFFEEYAKEKAIEGVVEYNEELNKYWESINVNLPSHIEVIKSYLDGINEEILTGFMNEQGFKK; encoded by the coding sequence ATGAGTAATGAAATAATTAAAACAATAAATAGTAGAAAATCAGTAAGAAATTTTACTGGAGAAAAAGTAAAAAAAGAAGATTTAGAATTAATTTTAAAAACAGTTTTAAGAATGCCAAATTCAAGAAACTTACAACAATTATCTTTTGTTGTAGTGCAAGATAAGGAAAAAATTGAAAAATTAGCAGAATACTGTGGTAGACAAAAACAAGTTGCTACTGCAGATACTTTCATAGTAATAGTAGGAGATTACAGTAAATTTATTGGAGCATTAAAAGCTAAAGGTGAAGAAGTAAATGAAGATATTTTCTCTACTTCTATTATAGCAAATATGTTTGGCGATGCAGGAATTGCTGCTGCAACTATAGACTTATTAGGACATTCTTTAGGATATGGTTCAACAATAATAGGAGGAGTATTTAGTGTATCTCCAATTGAAACAGCTAAATTATTAAACTTACCTAAACATACTTTCCCTCTACTTGGGGTAACTTTAGGAGTTCCTGAAGAATTTGTGAAAGCTTCACCTCTAAAACCAAGAACACATTTTGATAATGTAATTTTCTTTGAAGAATACGCTAAAGAAAAAGCAATAGAAGGTGTAGTAGAATACAATGAGGAATTAAATAAATACTGGGAAAGCATTAATGTTAATTTACCATCACATATAGAAGTGATTAAATCATATTTAGATGGAATAAACGAAGAAATATTAACAGGATTTATGAACGAACAAGGGTTTAAAAAATAA
- a CDS encoding Abi family protein — protein MEKQEILLDIEKLINHLERKNVRFRDKEKAKDTLSKLGYFKLKEFSYIYRDENGRYFDNTYFENFVDNFYLDKKLRLEILSLIENIEIYLKTRLVKILGEKGAYTYLDFPSWTNRNAKEEDVRRISQKIVKKNDKIVNKEYVFDKKVVSLYVDKYKKNVLPIWVIMETLTLGEITEILNVAYPKMFEIAYIDVYENYEEFLSKLEVIKDVRNMAAHNNDVLTEEYSVGNIIDVIEIILHFCKTIDIDVDYSKIKEILLEIEEKTYWFKNISKEYIEDLIDRSF, from the coding sequence ATGGAAAAACAAGAAATACTTTTAGATATAGAGAAACTAATAAATCATTTAGAAAGAAAGAATGTTAGGTTTAGGGACAAAGAAAAAGCAAAAGATACTTTAAGTAAACTTGGGTATTTTAAATTAAAAGAGTTTTCATATATTTATAGAGATGAAAATGGTAGATATTTTGATAATACATATTTTGAAAACTTTGTAGATAACTTTTATTTGGATAAAAAATTAAGATTAGAAATATTATCTTTAATTGAGAATATTGAGATATATCTTAAAACTAGGTTAGTTAAGATATTAGGGGAAAAAGGGGCATATACGTACTTAGATTTTCCATCTTGGACTAATAGAAATGCGAAAGAAGAAGATGTTAGAAGAATATCTCAAAAGATAGTAAAAAAGAATGATAAGATAGTAAATAAAGAATATGTGTTTGATAAAAAGGTTGTAAGTCTCTATGTAGATAAATACAAGAAAAATGTATTACCTATATGGGTAATAATGGAAACTTTAACTTTAGGAGAGATAACAGAAATATTAAATGTTGCTTATCCTAAAATGTTTGAAATTGCATATATTGATGTATATGAAAATTATGAAGAATTTTTAAGTAAATTAGAAGTTATTAAAGATGTTAGAAATATGGCAGCTCATAATAATGACGTGCTTACAGAAGAATATAGCGTGGGGAATATTATCGATGTAATAGAGATAATATTGCATTTTTGTAAGACTATAGACATAGATGTGGACTATAGTAAAATTAAAGAAATATTACTTGAAATAGAAGAAAAAACATATTGGTTTAAAAATATTTCAAAGGAATATATCGAGGATTTAATAGATAGGAGTTTTTAA
- a CDS encoding polysaccharide deacetylase family protein: protein MKRSVKGLIALIILFSLFSCSNAKDEEKVVESVSVEKHVEEIKEEVKQEEEKKEEKVEETKVEEKVEEKPKKEETKEEVVTQSNDIFRYHYKKIARTIDPNVNFNGVNINKYRITDTEIFIGDNEELVLNLEKFKAIFKSGMGLPSLYNGATLTPKKREVDMTKKHIVFTFDDGPRNKYHELIREVFNQYDQTASFFLVGEVVKKNPHMVVKTYLDGHEIMGHTTNHPNLTKLSPEKIWKEYQSTNDEIFRTIGLDVRHLRPPYGAANQKVRDVVGGKENIVLWNVDSEDWKSRNVDKIVSRVLPVVKDGDVVLFHDLYLESYEAVKYMVPILIEQGYQFISYEDMVKLKKVR, encoded by the coding sequence ATGAAAAGAAGTGTCAAGGGATTAATCGCACTGATAATCCTGTTTAGCTTATTTAGTTGTAGCAATGCTAAAGATGAAGAAAAAGTAGTAGAAAGTGTAAGTGTAGAAAAACATGTAGAAGAAATTAAAGAAGAAGTAAAACAAGAAGAAGAGAAAAAAGAGGAAAAGGTTGAAGAAACAAAAGTAGAGGAAAAAGTTGAAGAAAAACCTAAAAAAGAAGAAACAAAAGAGGAAGTAGTTACACAAAGCAATGATATATTTAGATATCATTACAAAAAAATTGCAAGAACTATAGATCCTAATGTTAACTTTAATGGTGTAAATATCAATAAATATAGAATAACAGATACTGAGATATTTATAGGGGATAATGAAGAGTTAGTACTTAATTTAGAGAAGTTCAAAGCTATATTTAAATCAGGTATGGGCCTTCCTTCATTATATAATGGTGCTACATTAACACCTAAGAAGAGAGAAGTAGATATGACTAAAAAACATATAGTATTTACTTTTGATGATGGTCCAAGAAATAAATACCATGAATTAATTAGAGAGGTATTTAATCAATATGATCAAACTGCATCATTTTTCTTAGTGGGCGAAGTAGTTAAGAAAAATCCACATATGGTAGTTAAAACATATTTAGATGGACATGAAATTATGGGACATACAACAAATCATCCTAACTTAACAAAATTATCTCCAGAAAAAATATGGAAAGAATATCAATCAACTAACGATGAGATATTTAGAACTATAGGACTTGATGTTAGACATTTAAGACCACCTTATGGAGCGGCTAATCAAAAAGTTAGAGATGTTGTAGGTGGAAAAGAAAATATAGTATTATGGAATGTAGATTCTGAAGATTGGAAGAGTAGAAATGTTGATAAAATTGTTTCAAGAGTACTTCCAGTAGTTAAAGATGGAGATGTAGTATTATTCCATGACCTATATCTTGAATCATATGAAGCCGTTAAATATATGGTTCCAATTTTAATTGAACAAGGCTATCAATTTATTAGTTACGAAGATATGGTTAAACTAAAAAAAGTTAGATAA
- a CDS encoding NfeD family protein, with amino-acid sequence MENIYIWLGLFVIFTLIEITTYNLVTIWLAFASLIVAIISLVFTNPPLEIFIFAVLVIIFLLYTRPILNKYFIKEKFHADFKGTKVNITDIEDGNYVVKFKGSKWTAISEDEFKVGDVAVIKGFEGNKILIKK; translated from the coding sequence ATGGAAAATATATATATTTGGTTAGGACTTTTTGTAATTTTTACTTTAATTGAAATTACTACATATAACTTAGTAACAATTTGGCTTGCATTTGCATCATTAATAGTAGCAATTATTAGCTTAGTGTTTACTAATCCACCATTAGAAATATTCATTTTTGCAGTATTAGTTATTATCTTCTTACTATATACAAGACCTATACTTAATAAGTACTTTATTAAAGAAAAATTTCATGCAGATTTTAAAGGTACTAAAGTTAATATAACTGATATAGAAGATGGTAATTATGTAGTTAAATTTAAGGGAAGTAAATGGACAGCAATATCAGAAGATGAATTTAAAGTTGGAGATGTTGCAGTAATCAAAGGTTTTGAGGGTAACAAAATATTAATAAAAAAATAG
- a CDS encoding SPFH domain-containing protein encodes MVIVFGIILLLIAMIAISGVRIVPESYVYVVERLGKYSQTLESGLSFINPFIDRVAKRVTLKEQVVDFDPQGVITKDNATMQIDTVVYFQITDPKLFTYGVERPIAAIENLTATTLRNIIGDMTVDQTLTSRDVINSKMRMELDEATDPWGIKVNRVELKSIIPPTEIRIAMEKEMKAEREKRAKILEAQAQKESAILVAEGEKTAAILRAEAKKEVSIKEAEGKAKAILALKEAEADGIKILNSAAPTKEILALRSLESLEKVSQGEATKIFIPSELQNLTSLLAGIREIK; translated from the coding sequence ATGGTAATAGTATTTGGAATTATTTTACTTTTAATTGCTATGATAGCAATTTCAGGAGTTAGAATTGTACCAGAATCTTATGTTTATGTAGTAGAAAGATTAGGGAAATATTCACAAACTTTAGAATCAGGTTTAAGTTTTATTAACCCATTTATAGATAGAGTTGCAAAAAGAGTAACTTTAAAAGAACAAGTTGTAGATTTTGATCCACAAGGTGTTATTACTAAAGATAATGCAACTATGCAAATTGATACAGTAGTGTATTTTCAAATAACTGATCCTAAATTATTTACATATGGAGTTGAAAGACCTATAGCAGCTATAGAAAACTTAACAGCAACTACATTAAGAAATATTATAGGGGACATGACAGTTGACCAAACTTTAACAAGTAGAGATGTAATTAACTCTAAAATGAGAATGGAATTAGATGAAGCTACAGATCCTTGGGGAATTAAAGTAAACCGTGTTGAGTTAAAAAGTATAATTCCTCCAACAGAAATTAGAATAGCTATGGAAAAAGAAATGAAAGCTGAACGTGAAAAAAGGGCTAAAATCCTAGAAGCACAAGCACAAAAAGAAAGTGCTATACTAGTTGCAGAAGGAGAAAAAACAGCAGCAATATTAAGAGCGGAAGCAAAAAAAGAAGTAAGTATTAAAGAAGCAGAAGGTAAAGCTAAAGCAATTTTAGCATTAAAAGAAGCAGAAGCAGATGGAATTAAAATATTAAATTCTGCAGCACCAACTAAAGAAATACTTGCTTTAAGATCACTTGAAAGTTTAGAAAAAGTATCTCAAGGTGAAGCAACTAAGATATTCATACCTAGTGAATTACAAAATTTAACTTCACTACTTGCAGGTATTAGAGAAATAAAATAA
- a CDS encoding CPBP family intramembrane glutamic endopeptidase → MLKDLRLKDKIIMSILLVVTILVTQAAVGFLIGMIGGMLGYNQIDLYTILVASNIVSILAILFILPRYKVKIFKEENVKFLDIIKVIVVTIAANVLIGKMMEYFNINPSNQEALELMMKNKSLIYMILGSAIIVPIAEEMIFRGIIANLFKNRIVGFLISSILFALAHGPKSVYEFIPYFILGLLFTGTYFATGSLKLAILSHMFNNFLATLSLYFK, encoded by the coding sequence ATGTTAAAAGATTTAAGATTAAAAGATAAGATAATAATGAGTATATTACTTGTGGTTACAATATTAGTAACACAAGCAGCAGTAGGATTTTTAATAGGAATGATAGGCGGAATGTTAGGATATAATCAAATAGACCTATATACTATATTAGTCGCTTCTAACATAGTAAGTATACTTGCTATTTTATTCATCTTACCAAGATACAAAGTAAAAATATTTAAAGAAGAAAATGTTAAATTTTTAGATATAATTAAAGTAATAGTAGTAACAATAGCTGCTAATGTGTTAATAGGAAAAATGATGGAATATTTCAATATTAATCCTAGTAATCAAGAAGCTTTAGAATTAATGATGAAGAATAAAAGTTTAATATATATGATATTAGGAAGTGCAATAATAGTTCCAATAGCAGAAGAAATGATATTTAGAGGAATTATTGCTAACTTATTTAAAAATAGAATAGTAGGATTTTTAATTTCTTCAATTCTATTTGCTTTAGCTCATGGGCCTAAGAGTGTATATGAATTTATTCCATACTTCATTTTAGGATTACTATTTACAGGAACATATTTTGCTACAGGTTCATTAAAACTTGCAATATTATCACATATGTTTAATAATTTTTTAGCAACATTGTCTTTATACTTTAAATAA